A region from the Dendropsophus ebraccatus isolate aDenEbr1 chromosome 1, aDenEbr1.pat, whole genome shotgun sequence genome encodes:
- the LOC138768424 gene encoding intercellular adhesion molecule 5-like isoform X1: MKLHLQCLLLILVFNTYKASADLPSPELHFENNIIEDEDTKITCKIRNPTCLKVTLEIKGNVTLTHCEDEPADCFTNEHYTTKICTIEVTKEMDQMEFTCEAHFKTQSQPKKMYLQREPEFTDCPEEQVWKEGEENSFHCIATGYPQPNVTCQKKNQKDGTVYRAGERFTTLRSMAGDYTCTAKTFDTTSKFVKVSLQYKPAVRNIIVNPHLHNEGDPVTITCEADGEPPPSYTWKTPSSDVQFSPDNKTITIQKMASSHLGKYQCTASNTIGSHSLEQELNLAVQPIISNITVKPSMEIPVGSNVTLICDAGGIPPPTLSWIHPKVKVQKSEDQRIINIWNITTNHAGNYSCTAQNKHGTTNRTQQITVSVKPKVLSINVKPSTSVSENDNLTLTCEAEGVPRPSFSWQYPTPNVLLSHDGSTINIYAAQKDHTGDYICTAQNKHGRDTMTKSITVTGKGNRADTLEMTIILILATLISTGLMFL; encoded by the exons CTGATCTGCCTAGTCCCGAATTGCATTTTGAGAATAACATCATTGAGGATGAAGACACGAAAATCACATGTAAAATTCGAAATCCGACCTGCCTCAAAGTCACTTTGGAGATCAAAGGCAACGTAACGCTAACACATTGCGAGGACGAGCCGGCAGACTGTTTCACCAACGAGCATTATACCACCAAGATATGTACCATAGAGGTCACCAAGGAGATGGACCAGATGGAGTTCACGTGTGAGGCTCATTTCAAAACCCAAAGTCAGCCAAAAAAGATGTATCTGCAAC GTGAACCTGAATTTACAGACTGCCCCGAGGAACAGGTTTGGAAAGAGGGAGAAGAGAACAGCTTCCATTGTATAGCCACCGGATACCCACAGCCCAATGTTACTTGTCAGAAGAAGAATCAGAAAGATGGCACTGTATACCGCGCAGGAGAAAGATTCACAACACTGAGAAGTATGGCCGGAGATTATACCTGTACCGCTAAAACCTTCGATACTACTTCCAAGTTCGTAAAAGTGTCTCTACAAT ACAAGCCAGCAGTTCGTAACATAATAGTGAATCCACATCTGCACAATGAAGGGGACCCAGTGACAATAACTTGTGAGGCAGATGGTGAGCCGCCTCCCTCTTACACCTGGAAAACCCCATCATCTGATGTTCAGTTTTCTCCTGACAACAAAACCATTACGATCCAGAAGATGGCAAGTAGTCACCTGGGAAAGTACCAGTGCACAGCAAGTAACACTATTGGGAGTCACAGCCTAGAGCAAGAGCTCAACCTAGCAG tccAACCTATAATATCAAACATAACGGTGAAACCATCTATGGAGATACCTGTAGGTTCTAATGTGACTCTGATATGTGACGCTGGTGGAATCCCCCCTCCCACTTTGAGCTGGATCCATCCAAAGGTCAAGGTTCAAAAATCTGAGGATCAGCGCATTATCAATATATGGAACATAACAACGAACCATGCCGGAAATTACTCCTGTACTGCTCAGAATAAGCATGGGACCACCAATCGCACCCAGCAAATCACAGTCTCAG TCAAGcctaaagtattaagtattaACGTCAAGCCATCAACGTCCGTGTCGGAAAATGACAACTTGACCTTGACTTGTGAGGCTGAGGGTGTCCCTCGTCCATCCTTCAGCTGGCAGTATCCGACACCAAATGTTCTTCTCTCACATGACGGCAGTACCATTAATATCTATGCTGCCCAGAAGGATCATACCGGAGATTATATCTGCACCGCTCAAAATAAGCATGGGCGGGACACAATGACAAAGAGTATTACCGTCACAG GAAAAGGGAACAGAGCAGACACACTGGAGATGACAATTATCCTCATCCTGGCCACGCTGATCTCCACCGGCTTGATGTTCCTTTAA
- the LOC138768424 gene encoding limbic system-associated membrane protein-like isoform X2, translating into MKLHLQCLLLILVFNTYKASADLPSPELHFENNIIEDEDTKITCKIRNPTCLKVTLEIKGNVTLTHCEDEPADCFTNEHYTTKICTIEVTKEMDQMEFTCEAHFKTQSQPKKMYLQREPEFTDCPEEQVWKEGEENSFHCIATGYPQPNVTCQKKNQKDGTVYRAGERFTTLRSMAGDYTCTAKTFDTTSKFVKVSLQYKPAVRNIIVNPHLHNEGDPVTITCEADGEPPPSYTWKTPSSDVQFSPDNKTITIQKMASSHLGKYQCTASNTIGSHSLEQELNLAVQPIISNITVKPSMEIPVGSNVTLICDAGGIPPPTLSWIHPKVKVQKSEDQRIINIWNITTNHAGNYSCTAQNKHGTTNRTQQITVSGKGNRADTLEMTIILILATLISTGLMFL; encoded by the exons CTGATCTGCCTAGTCCCGAATTGCATTTTGAGAATAACATCATTGAGGATGAAGACACGAAAATCACATGTAAAATTCGAAATCCGACCTGCCTCAAAGTCACTTTGGAGATCAAAGGCAACGTAACGCTAACACATTGCGAGGACGAGCCGGCAGACTGTTTCACCAACGAGCATTATACCACCAAGATATGTACCATAGAGGTCACCAAGGAGATGGACCAGATGGAGTTCACGTGTGAGGCTCATTTCAAAACCCAAAGTCAGCCAAAAAAGATGTATCTGCAAC GTGAACCTGAATTTACAGACTGCCCCGAGGAACAGGTTTGGAAAGAGGGAGAAGAGAACAGCTTCCATTGTATAGCCACCGGATACCCACAGCCCAATGTTACTTGTCAGAAGAAGAATCAGAAAGATGGCACTGTATACCGCGCAGGAGAAAGATTCACAACACTGAGAAGTATGGCCGGAGATTATACCTGTACCGCTAAAACCTTCGATACTACTTCCAAGTTCGTAAAAGTGTCTCTACAAT ACAAGCCAGCAGTTCGTAACATAATAGTGAATCCACATCTGCACAATGAAGGGGACCCAGTGACAATAACTTGTGAGGCAGATGGTGAGCCGCCTCCCTCTTACACCTGGAAAACCCCATCATCTGATGTTCAGTTTTCTCCTGACAACAAAACCATTACGATCCAGAAGATGGCAAGTAGTCACCTGGGAAAGTACCAGTGCACAGCAAGTAACACTATTGGGAGTCACAGCCTAGAGCAAGAGCTCAACCTAGCAG tccAACCTATAATATCAAACATAACGGTGAAACCATCTATGGAGATACCTGTAGGTTCTAATGTGACTCTGATATGTGACGCTGGTGGAATCCCCCCTCCCACTTTGAGCTGGATCCATCCAAAGGTCAAGGTTCAAAAATCTGAGGATCAGCGCATTATCAATATATGGAACATAACAACGAACCATGCCGGAAATTACTCCTGTACTGCTCAGAATAAGCATGGGACCACCAATCGCACCCAGCAAATCACAGTCTCAG GAAAAGGGAACAGAGCAGACACACTGGAGATGACAATTATCCTCATCCTGGCCACGCTGATCTCCACCGGCTTGATGTTCCTTTAA